A region from the Thermoplasmatales archaeon genome encodes:
- a CDS encoding formate--tetrahydrofolate ligase → MNEKMHLRPIREVAADLGLNEDDYETYGNSIAKLSLSLAGPKSAGGKLILVTAINPTPAGEGKTTTTIGLAQSFRKLGKKAVIAIREPSLGPCFGIKGGATGGGMATVEPSDRINLIFTGDFPAVTAAHNLLSAMINNHIYHGNKLGIDQKRIVFPRTIDMNDRSLRNIVVGVGDRETGSLNMDKFVITPASEIMAILGLSSSYEDLKERLGKIIVGYDSHLNPVFCRDLKAQGAMASLLVDALKPNLVQTQDGTPAMIHTGPFGNIAHGTSSILADRIALNLSDYLITEAGFGSELGAEKFFDLVSRQANLPVNAVVLVATIRALKHNGGAKDLDAEDLKALESGFSNLKRHISLIRSFGFDPVVSINRFKTDTDAEIGILEKLLKGEGARWALSEVYAKGAEGGLELAQAVLDALGSSSGKVNRVYELSEPVREKILKIAKNVYGADDVIFSKDAVRDLKRISKMGFDNLPVCMAKTQYSLSDDASLLNSPKGFRVHVESINISAGAGFIVPILGEIMTMPGLPEHPAAENVDVDEAGNIIGLF, encoded by the coding sequence ATGAACGAAAAGATGCATTTGAGGCCTATAAGGGAAGTCGCAGCTGATCTTGGGCTGAATGAAGATGATTATGAAACGTATGGTAATTCAATTGCAAAACTATCTCTGTCACTTGCCGGCCCGAAATCAGCCGGCGGGAAACTTATACTGGTAACGGCAATTAATCCGACACCGGCCGGAGAAGGAAAAACCACGACCACAATCGGGCTGGCCCAGTCGTTCCGGAAGCTGGGAAAGAAGGCAGTTATCGCAATACGTGAACCATCTCTAGGGCCATGTTTTGGAATAAAGGGAGGCGCAACGGGTGGCGGTATGGCTACGGTAGAGCCCAGCGACAGGATAAACCTGATTTTTACGGGCGATTTTCCGGCAGTCACTGCGGCCCATAACCTTCTTTCCGCTATGATAAATAACCACATCTATCACGGAAACAAACTTGGAATAGACCAGAAGAGAATAGTGTTTCCACGGACAATAGACATGAATGACAGGTCGCTCCGTAACATAGTTGTCGGCGTAGGGGACAGGGAAACTGGTTCACTGAACATGGATAAATTTGTCATCACCCCGGCATCGGAAATAATGGCCATACTCGGGCTCTCGTCAAGTTATGAGGACCTGAAAGAGAGGCTTGGGAAAATAATAGTTGGCTATGATTCACATTTAAATCCCGTTTTCTGCAGAGACCTGAAGGCACAGGGTGCTATGGCTTCCCTCCTGGTGGACGCTCTCAAACCTAACCTGGTACAGACACAGGACGGTACCCCTGCAATGATTCACACAGGTCCTTTTGGAAACATTGCCCATGGGACGTCAAGTATACTGGCAGACCGGATAGCTCTTAATCTTTCAGATTACCTCATCACTGAAGCTGGCTTTGGTTCAGAGCTTGGCGCTGAGAAATTCTTTGACCTGGTGTCAAGGCAGGCTAATCTTCCCGTAAATGCAGTTGTCCTTGTTGCAACCATAAGGGCGCTCAAACACAATGGTGGAGCCAAGGACCTCGACGCTGAAGATCTTAAGGCACTTGAATCAGGTTTCTCGAACCTTAAGCGCCATATTTCCCTGATAAGGTCATTCGGGTTTGATCCGGTTGTAAGCATCAACCGGTTCAAGACAGACACCGACGCTGAAATAGGTATCCTGGAAAAGCTCCTGAAAGGCGAAGGCGCGAGATGGGCACTTTCGGAAGTATACGCCAAGGGAGCAGAGGGTGGCCTTGAACTGGCGCAGGCCGTACTGGATGCTCTTGGTAGCTCCAGCGGAAAGGTGAACAGGGTATATGAGCTATCTGAACCGGTCCGGGAAAAGATATTGAAAATAGCGAAGAACGTTTATGGTGCCGATGATGTAATATTCTCCAAGGATGCGGTTAGGGATCTGAAGCGTATATCCAAGATGGGGTTTGACAACCTGCCGGTGTGCATGGCAAAAACACAGTATTCCCTGTCCGATGACGCCTCGCTTCTGAACAGTCCAAAAGGGTTCAGGGTGCACGTTGAAAGCATTAACATTTCTGCCGGAGCCGGGTTCATAGTTCCTATCCTGGGCGAGATCATGACAATGCCAGGATTGCCAGAGCATCCCGCAGCAGAAAATGTCGATGTTGATGAGGCAGGCAATATAATCGGCCTGTTCTAA
- a CDS encoding Acetyltransferase (GNAT) family protein: protein MSLRIASADDWDDISRISTASGYDDYINTIGPSYMEDGVVVVYEENGISGFGKINYLNDGSAWLSGLRVHPDAWRSGIGYRISDHLVHMAREMGCTEARMLIEDHNIRSISLSSKMDFRPIASYGFFDGSPETEDWKDSDFNDTLMVNEGWYFVVLNDAYRGNGKFRESPGKTLAYVWNGNTNLVQIVRCGKDLRLEKEGITCISSSEAKSLNGKFKPLQDFESATVYEKKLLADPRKL from the coding sequence ATGAGCCTGAGAATTGCTTCAGCTGACGACTGGGATGATATCAGCAGGATATCTACAGCATCAGGATATGACGATTACATCAACACCATAGGACCTTCATATATGGAAGACGGTGTGGTTGTGGTGTATGAGGAAAATGGAATTTCAGGTTTCGGCAAGATAAACTACCTGAATGACGGTTCTGCATGGCTCAGCGGACTGAGAGTGCACCCGGATGCCTGGAGGTCGGGAATTGGTTATAGAATAAGCGATCACCTGGTTCATATGGCCAGGGAGATGGGATGCACTGAGGCAAGAATGCTGATTGAGGACCACAACATAAGGTCGATTAGCCTATCCAGCAAGATGGATTTTAGGCCAATAGCATCATACGGCTTCTTCGATGGTTCGCCTGAAACGGAGGACTGGAAGGATTCAGATTTTAATGATACGCTCATGGTGAATGAGGGATGGTATTTCGTCGTGCTGAACGATGCTTACAGGGGAAATGGAAAATTTAGGGAATCTCCTGGAAAGACACTGGCTTATGTATGGAATGGAAACACAAATCTTGTCCAGATCGTGAGATGCGGTAAGGATCTCAGGTTGGAGAAAGAGGGAATAACCTGCATTTCCAGCAGTGAAGCCAAATCTCTCAATGGAAAGTTCAAACCGCTACAGGACTTTGAGTCGGCTACAGTTTATGAGAAGAAGTTGCTGGCTGATCCTAGAAAACTATAA
- a CDS encoding putative oxidoreductase, producing MDFGIIGLGNHSMNRVIPAIRKAGFSIGSIYSSDEVKGRQVAESNGSTYYHDLKSMLASGVEAVYIGSPNFLHYPQAKMALEAGKHVLLEKQMTLSVQDASDLVSLSRSRGLKLAVGFHMRFHPAVEKARNLVASGAVGKPEIISGMWGGPPSSPHTNEKQKWWTEDDKVGGGSIMGTGVHVIDSLIYVLGKKPEKVMSVKFPPGKVIDSTQQVGLVYPDMVATAISSRGTPSPDNSLYIFGTEGTLACRDVFGVGIKGSLVRDGRVMETYDGGSPYEGEVRSFAALVNGESSNIARGEDGENVVRITAAANQSALSGLVVPL from the coding sequence ATGGATTTTGGGATCATAGGACTCGGAAATCACTCCATGAACCGGGTTATTCCGGCAATAAGGAAAGCTGGCTTCAGCATAGGGTCAATTTACAGCTCGGATGAAGTCAAGGGCAGGCAGGTAGCGGAATCCAATGGATCAACATACTATCATGACCTGAAGAGCATGCTGGCTTCAGGCGTGGAAGCCGTGTATATAGGTTCCCCGAATTTCCTGCACTATCCCCAGGCTAAAATGGCACTGGAAGCGGGAAAACATGTTTTGCTGGAAAAGCAGATGACGCTCAGCGTGCAGGATGCCTCTGATCTTGTGTCGCTGAGCAGGAGCAGGGGACTTAAGCTGGCGGTAGGCTTTCACATGAGATTTCATCCGGCAGTTGAAAAAGCAAGGAATCTTGTCGCGTCCGGTGCAGTAGGAAAACCGGAAATCATTTCAGGGATGTGGGGAGGACCACCCTCATCTCCACACACCAATGAGAAGCAGAAGTGGTGGACCGAGGACGACAAGGTTGGCGGCGGATCAATTATGGGAACCGGTGTGCACGTTATTGACAGCCTGATTTATGTTCTTGGAAAGAAGCCTGAAAAAGTGATGTCGGTCAAATTTCCCCCCGGCAAGGTTATAGATTCAACCCAGCAGGTGGGATTGGTTTATCCGGATATGGTTGCGACAGCAATTTCATCAAGAGGGACGCCGTCCCCAGATAACAGCCTTTATATTTTTGGAACCGAAGGCACTCTTGCCTGCAGGGATGTCTTTGGAGTAGGCATCAAGGGGTCGCTGGTACGCGATGGCAGGGTAATGGAGACATATGATGGGGGATCACCGTATGAAGGGGAGGTCAGATCGTTTGCTGCTTTGGTCAATGGAGAAAGCTCCAATATTGCCAGAGGTGAAGATGGGGAGAACGTAGTCAGGATAACAGCCGCAGCAAACCAATCAGCCTTATCTGGACTGGTTGTGCCTCTTTAA
- the pol_1 gene encoding DNA polymerase, whose amino-acid sequence MNEMKVKFRIVASSYRQRDITVELFGRTEDGKSVTALYFGFKPYFDIVAPSEAFMQTFRKNPEYVSEEDRKLWLYGSEKAVKRVFVKSPWKVPELRALTDSQTLSSDIPFHHRFIYDLDLASSVEVEGEELPDEKRRYSTDIVLRIDKISNTVPFNPELKILSFDIENSIQSGEIYVIGYAISMGNKTKKGEVSGKERDLLQNFVKLVCDEDPDVLTGYNIDGYDLPMIQERMAKNGVEFNIGRDFRKPNRVNNQYWRLHGRVISDTWWNVKKILHPKHETLNYVALELLGEGKDNINRLKIEEEWANRRQEVIDYCIKDSYLTLEIFKRMRVIDRNLFMSTVTKLPLDDVTNGGTSNYVDSILIRQADRENIGVPMTSHDLKENPIEGGYVHSIGAGLYDNVVVLDFKSMYPSMIMKYNICFTTFNPNGTIVAPTGARFLDPSKRIGLVPRILKTLMEERDKVKKDMKKAATEDEKNYLDGIQGALKILMNTFYGVLASSFYRFTNLEIGGAITAYARETITGLINLLKSEGKRVIYGDTDSIFIESGATTHEDAIRIGEDLSKRLSDKEGIIVEFEKVMDPFFSHGAKKRYAGKIVFPLEQNGTVLVRGYEVRRTDSFDLQSEALSKVFDYVLGKDVEGAQEYANNLVKMVSAGDPSISMEKLVISRSVRKFGEYKENMNLANVRVAKKLMDRGETFIPGMKVSWIVTNSKKSPQEVEPFIDGTKFDSVPDWNYYASRVRETLNRVLESLGDEMKILEPSNGSNGNGMATKSNTKATTLDEFMG is encoded by the coding sequence ATGAATGAGATGAAGGTAAAATTCAGGATAGTGGCATCCTCTTACAGGCAGAGAGATATCACCGTTGAACTGTTTGGCAGGACAGAGGACGGTAAGTCTGTCACAGCTTTGTATTTCGGCTTCAAGCCATACTTTGACATAGTAGCTCCATCCGAGGCATTCATGCAGACATTCAGGAAAAACCCTGAGTACGTGAGTGAAGAAGACAGGAAATTGTGGCTTTACGGTTCGGAAAAGGCGGTAAAGAGAGTGTTCGTGAAATCCCCATGGAAAGTGCCGGAGCTCAGGGCTCTAACCGATTCGCAGACGCTTTCTTCAGACATCCCCTTTCATCACCGCTTCATCTATGACCTTGATCTCGCGTCCAGCGTGGAAGTTGAAGGTGAGGAGCTGCCGGATGAGAAGAGAAGATATTCCACTGATATTGTCCTTAGGATAGATAAGATATCCAACACGGTGCCATTTAACCCTGAACTCAAGATCCTGAGTTTTGACATTGAGAATTCAATCCAGTCCGGAGAGATTTACGTGATAGGTTATGCCATCTCCATGGGTAACAAAACGAAAAAGGGGGAGGTTTCCGGCAAGGAGCGAGATCTGCTCCAGAATTTTGTAAAACTGGTATGCGACGAGGATCCCGACGTGCTCACCGGTTACAACATAGACGGATACGATCTTCCAATGATCCAGGAGAGAATGGCAAAGAATGGAGTAGAATTCAATATAGGGAGGGATTTCAGGAAACCTAACCGTGTGAACAACCAGTACTGGAGGCTTCACGGAAGAGTCATAAGCGATACATGGTGGAATGTAAAGAAGATATTGCACCCTAAACACGAGACGTTGAATTATGTCGCACTGGAGCTCTTAGGAGAAGGGAAAGACAACATCAACAGGCTGAAGATAGAGGAGGAGTGGGCAAACCGCCGCCAGGAAGTAATAGATTACTGCATCAAGGACTCCTATTTGACCCTTGAAATATTCAAGAGAATGAGGGTCATCGACAGGAACCTGTTCATGTCAACAGTAACCAAGCTCCCTCTTGATGACGTGACCAATGGAGGCACAAGCAACTACGTTGACTCCATACTGATCAGGCAGGCGGACCGCGAGAACATTGGCGTTCCAATGACATCACACGATCTCAAGGAAAACCCGATAGAAGGAGGATATGTGCATTCAATCGGGGCCGGGCTTTATGATAATGTCGTGGTACTGGATTTCAAGAGCATGTATCCATCCATGATAATGAAGTACAACATTTGTTTCACAACATTCAATCCCAATGGGACGATAGTTGCACCAACCGGAGCAAGATTCCTAGATCCATCAAAGCGCATTGGCCTTGTTCCAAGAATCCTTAAAACCCTTATGGAAGAGAGAGACAAAGTAAAGAAGGACATGAAGAAAGCCGCAACGGAAGATGAGAAGAATTATCTGGATGGAATACAGGGTGCCCTGAAAATCCTCATGAACACCTTTTACGGAGTGCTTGCATCTTCTTTCTACAGGTTCACTAATCTTGAGATAGGTGGAGCCATAACAGCCTATGCAAGGGAGACCATTACCGGTCTCATAAACCTTCTCAAATCCGAGGGGAAGAGAGTCATTTATGGCGACACGGACAGTATATTCATAGAATCAGGGGCGACCACACACGAGGATGCCATAAGGATTGGCGAAGACCTGAGCAAGCGACTTTCAGACAAGGAGGGGATCATAGTGGAGTTTGAGAAAGTCATGGATCCATTTTTCTCCCATGGAGCCAAAAAAAGGTACGCCGGAAAGATTGTATTCCCTCTTGAGCAGAACGGTACAGTTCTCGTGAGAGGATATGAAGTCAGGAGAACGGATTCCTTCGACCTGCAGAGCGAGGCTCTTTCAAAGGTGTTTGATTATGTCCTTGGCAAGGACGTGGAAGGGGCCCAGGAATATGCAAACAACCTGGTTAAGATGGTGAGTGCAGGAGACCCTAGCATAAGTATGGAGAAACTCGTGATATCACGCTCGGTGAGAAAATTTGGCGAGTACAAGGAAAATATGAATCTCGCCAATGTAAGGGTTGCAAAGAAACTCATGGACAGGGGGGAGACCTTCATCCCCGGCATGAAAGTCTCGTGGATTGTGACAAACAGCAAAAAATCTCCCCAGGAGGTTGAACCGTTCATTGACGGGACAAAGTTTGATAGTGTCCCGGACTGGAATTATTATGCCAGCCGGGTAAGGGAAACTCTGAATCGTGTGCTTGAAAGCCTCGGGGATGAAATGAAGATACTTGAACCTTCAAACGGCTCCAACGGAAACGGAATGGCCACAAAATCGAATACGAAGGCAACCACCCTCGATGAATTCATGGGCTAA
- a CDS encoding B12-binding domain/radical SAM domain protein, family, whose translation MTKFVLISDTTLAYEYRNFPLLDFLPCAPSKIIPAPVYKFLKGPAPPALPDGQAVFSQYSIRKLEAALLRKYKREEVAVAHEDYLSNFIKDDTEIIGISTMDPLGLGPTTMSYFALFGGDLSAWVRREWDTLVAKVNAARSGTKAKLIVGGPGVWEFTILRDEIDKYNFDYIVQGEMDDMAGTLFEQISSGDIDPGAFYQGYMTYDEQFRKVIKKDPKFLARGITQQAFPKLEEIPEIVAPSMKGMVEVMRGCGVGCDFCEVTLRPLRYYPVEKMKREIEVNVRAGQTNAWLHSDEIFGFKHGNMFEPNEEAISEVFSAAMGVKGVKTSNPTHGRISIPAGYPDMISNFSKTLKAGPRNWIGIQTGVETGSDELARKHMPNKTLPLKIGPDGSWQDIVWQGVHTETRYYWRPAFTLQVGQQDETDEDNWDSIAMINRLSNSFVDGRPFEFTVTPLLNVPLGRIKSRNLNTEMLSTSMLAVYYASYRHLAKMATRDGFRDTRGGFVSRLGTGGIISLGGRLMLRTVENIARKRGVDIEKVKKWGNENQKEITSLASLSRA comes from the coding sequence ATGACCAAATTTGTTTTGATATCTGACACAACGCTTGCCTATGAATACAGGAATTTCCCTCTGCTGGATTTCCTCCCATGCGCCCCAAGCAAGATTATCCCTGCACCGGTATATAAGTTTCTAAAAGGTCCAGCGCCACCAGCATTGCCGGATGGGCAGGCAGTATTCTCTCAGTACTCCATAAGAAAACTGGAGGCCGCACTGCTCAGGAAGTACAAGAGGGAAGAGGTTGCAGTTGCGCATGAGGACTACCTTTCAAACTTCATCAAGGATGATACCGAGATAATAGGCATCTCGACAATGGACCCGCTTGGCCTTGGTCCCACAACGATGTCTTACTTCGCTCTCTTCGGGGGGGACCTAAGTGCGTGGGTCAGGAGGGAATGGGATACTCTGGTCGCAAAGGTCAATGCTGCCAGGTCCGGTACAAAGGCGAAGCTCATAGTAGGCGGGCCTGGTGTATGGGAGTTTACCATTTTGAGGGACGAGATTGATAAATACAATTTTGATTACATAGTCCAGGGTGAGATGGACGACATGGCTGGCACCCTTTTCGAGCAGATTTCTTCCGGCGATATCGATCCCGGAGCGTTCTACCAGGGTTACATGACCTATGATGAACAGTTCAGGAAAGTCATAAAAAAGGATCCGAAGTTCCTTGCGAGAGGAATCACCCAGCAGGCATTCCCTAAACTGGAAGAGATCCCGGAAATAGTCGCGCCGTCAATGAAAGGTATGGTCGAAGTGATGAGGGGTTGCGGGGTAGGATGTGATTTCTGTGAAGTCACCCTGCGGCCATTACGATACTACCCGGTAGAAAAGATGAAGCGCGAAATTGAGGTTAATGTCCGGGCTGGGCAGACAAACGCGTGGCTTCACTCTGACGAAATATTCGGGTTCAAGCACGGAAACATGTTCGAACCGAACGAGGAAGCTATAAGTGAAGTCTTCAGTGCAGCCATGGGAGTAAAGGGCGTGAAAACATCTAACCCAACACACGGAAGGATATCCATACCCGCGGGTTACCCGGACATGATAAGCAATTTTTCCAAGACACTTAAGGCCGGTCCAAGGAACTGGATAGGCATCCAGACGGGAGTCGAAACCGGCAGCGATGAGCTTGCCAGGAAGCATATGCCAAACAAGACACTCCCGCTGAAGATAGGGCCCGATGGTTCATGGCAGGACATAGTCTGGCAGGGTGTGCATACGGAGACCAGGTACTACTGGAGACCCGCATTCACCCTGCAGGTTGGCCAGCAGGATGAAACTGACGAGGATAACTGGGACAGCATAGCCATGATAAACAGGCTCAGCAACTCCTTTGTTGATGGAAGGCCGTTCGAATTTACGGTTACGCCGCTCCTGAACGTACCGCTCGGAAGAATCAAATCCAGAAACCTGAATACCGAGATGCTCTCAACGTCAATGCTTGCCGTTTATTACGCATCATACAGGCATCTGGCGAAGATGGCAACGAGGGACGGGTTCAGGGATACCCGTGGAGGGTTTGTATCCAGGCTTGGAACCGGTGGCATTATTTCCCTTGGCGGAAGGCT
- a CDS encoding putative permease, DMT superfamily, which translates to MNRNTYLYLGLLLLVTFFWGLTFPLIKNTLEFVSPMVFLALRFGLSTAFLVPFLIGKKGIFVRRNVMQGSIAGILLFFGYYFQTVGLEYTTAAKSGIITGIYVVLIPLISYYYLKRRASRYDAIASVMAFSGLIIMSSSALSNSGIELGDILTLFGAVAYAFQIAYLSKYSEGIDSVVFTFYQLLVVAVLSVVFLPTYPSLQIDLNYYAIFTIVFTALFAGTFAMFITTRALIFIEPTAAGVIFVGEPIFAAISAVIINKEVLGPYTLIGGAIMVLAMFITTVDKFISSRHRTSLSGT; encoded by the coding sequence ATGAACAGGAATACCTACTTATACCTAGGACTTCTCCTGCTCGTCACGTTTTTCTGGGGGCTGACTTTCCCGCTAATAAAGAATACTCTTGAATTTGTCTCCCCTATGGTGTTCCTTGCTCTTCGCTTTGGCCTTTCGACTGCCTTTCTTGTGCCATTCCTCATCGGGAAGAAGGGGATATTTGTCAGGAGAAACGTTATGCAGGGGTCCATAGCAGGAATACTCCTATTCTTCGGGTATTATTTCCAGACTGTCGGGCTTGAATACACAACCGCCGCGAAGTCTGGCATAATAACAGGCATATATGTTGTGCTTATTCCGTTAATTTCGTATTATTACCTGAAGAGACGTGCCTCAAGGTATGATGCCATTGCATCTGTTATGGCTTTTTCAGGCCTTATCATTATGTCAAGCAGTGCACTTTCCAATTCCGGCATAGAGCTTGGAGACATTCTCACACTATTCGGTGCTGTTGCCTATGCCTTTCAGATTGCATACCTGTCAAAATATTCCGAGGGGATCGACAGTGTTGTTTTTACCTTCTACCAGCTGCTTGTCGTGGCTGTTTTATCGGTTGTGTTCCTGCCGACCTATCCATCTCTGCAAATTGACCTCAACTATTATGCGATCTTCACCATAGTGTTTACTGCACTTTTTGCGGGTACGTTCGCAATGTTCATAACCACAAGGGCTCTCATTTTCATTGAACCCACAGCGGCGGGAGTAATTTTCGTTGGTGAGCCAATTTTTGCAGCTATTTCAGCAGTTATCATAAATAAGGAGGTACTCGGGCCATACACACTCATAGGGGGGGCGATTATGGTACTGGCCATGTTCATTACAACAGTGGATAAGTTCATATCATCCAGACACAGAACGAGTCTTTCAGGAACCTGA
- a CDS encoding Digeranylgeranylglycerophospholipid reductase, translated as MQSFYSGKNLRTVHDVLVVGSGPSGSYVSYKLSSLGFDVVNLEEHREIGRPVECTGLVSERVFKYVRTKAEVNSVNGAHIFFPNGKSIHIHKGDRTIVMDRDQFDKDASAMAIASGADIRIDSRVLRVRVDGEGVTTTYRQGGNLREIRSRIIVGADGVNSIVRKELGYERPSRVISTYQVDSAASMEDQSSVNVYVGSQSTQGFFGWATPAGELSKIGVGAYRKPALEHFKYINRKFGSQKILGINGGGIPITFLKKTYGKRNLLVGDAAGIVKPLSGGGIFTGIVSAKHAAEAIKNTLETEDFSDRSLSGYQVSWKKELGMELRFDAMAQKFFSGIPDRSLDRIYEILSRPQNIETINRVGDIDFPSRVILSILIRNPGIMAQIFRRNGK; from the coding sequence TTGCAATCTTTTTATTCTGGGAAGAACTTGCGGACTGTGCATGATGTCCTCGTTGTCGGATCCGGACCTTCCGGTTCATACGTGAGCTACAAGCTTTCCAGTCTTGGCTTTGATGTTGTAAACCTTGAGGAACACAGGGAGATAGGAAGACCGGTGGAATGCACTGGGCTTGTTTCTGAAAGAGTTTTCAAGTACGTCCGAACCAAAGCCGAGGTAAATTCCGTCAATGGAGCACACATATTCTTCCCCAACGGAAAAAGTATCCATATCCATAAGGGTGACAGGACAATTGTTATGGACAGGGACCAGTTTGACAAGGATGCTTCCGCTATGGCCATAGCTTCCGGTGCTGATATCCGCATAGATTCCCGCGTACTCAGGGTCAGGGTTGACGGCGAGGGCGTAACAACAACGTACCGCCAGGGCGGTAACCTCAGAGAAATAAGAAGCAGGATAATTGTCGGAGCAGATGGCGTGAACAGTATAGTCCGAAAGGAGCTTGGATACGAGAGGCCTTCAAGAGTAATATCCACTTACCAGGTTGATTCTGCTGCCAGTATGGAGGACCAGAGTAGCGTAAATGTGTACGTCGGATCCCAGTCAACACAGGGATTTTTCGGATGGGCAACTCCAGCAGGTGAACTTTCAAAGATCGGCGTAGGGGCGTACAGAAAGCCTGCGTTAGAGCACTTCAAGTACATAAACAGGAAATTCGGGTCACAGAAAATACTCGGGATAAATGGCGGAGGCATACCGATTACATTCCTGAAGAAGACTTACGGAAAGAGAAACCTTCTTGTCGGAGACGCAGCGGGAATAGTAAAGCCTCTCTCCGGCGGGGGCATATTCACGGGAATCGTATCTGCAAAGCATGCAGCGGAAGCAATAAAAAATACTCTGGAGACTGAAGACTTTTCGGACCGTTCCCTTTCAGGTTACCAGGTTTCCTGGAAAAAGGAACTGGGGATGGAACTCAGGTTTGATGCTATGGCACAGAAATTCTTCAGTGGCATACCCGACAGATCGCTGGATCGCATATATGAGATTCTGTCCAGACCGCAGAACATAGAGACAATAAACAGGGTGGGTGACATTGATTTCCCTTCCAGAGTCATTCTCTCGATACTCATCAGAAACCCTGGAATCATGGCACAGATATTCAGAAGGAACGGCAAATGA
- a CDS encoding putative transporter: MMSQVNEIRKGRNVEYLGISRMIRSLGTGSLWPFIAVYFNVVLQMPLYITGVVFSLYFAAGFLFEPLSGILADFFGRKPSLVISSMLYALSSAALYFTDIFHAGTMFQELAFVTMAIPASIEYPAINALISDSSPETGRTGAYSRFRTIFNIGWIFGPIIGIFFFETDFSLIFLFNIITAMVSLLFILGFVKDVELHVSEQKKGRDDTHHFRLDRLIIVFGSGILLLSIITGQFQTSLPVFSANALRLNPAFYGYVYAINGFTVVMTQPLVTRLVRKFSDIQSLVLGTASYIAGYVLVAFSKSIAGLMFDMFIITMGENLTAPAENSVVSRYSTSDKVGRYMAFKSMMWNMGSMIGPSAGFFLLSGFASNEGLAWLAIGSFGLAAIISFMFFSHGMKRHLKYIQINV; the protein is encoded by the coding sequence ATGATGTCACAGGTCAATGAGATCAGGAAGGGCAGGAACGTTGAGTATCTGGGAATCTCAAGAATGATAAGATCCTTGGGAACCGGATCCCTGTGGCCATTCATAGCCGTGTACTTTAATGTGGTACTGCAGATGCCTCTCTACATTACCGGGGTGGTATTCTCCCTGTACTTTGCAGCAGGGTTTTTATTCGAGCCACTGTCCGGTATACTGGCTGATTTTTTCGGCAGAAAACCCTCATTGGTAATCTCCTCAATGCTCTATGCCTTGAGCTCTGCAGCCCTATATTTTACGGACATTTTCCATGCAGGGACAATGTTTCAAGAGCTTGCTTTTGTCACAATGGCTATTCCGGCATCGATTGAATATCCGGCCATAAACGCACTTATTTCAGACTCATCCCCTGAGACAGGCCGGACGGGAGCATATTCAAGGTTCAGAACGATATTCAACATCGGCTGGATCTTCGGCCCGATTATAGGCATTTTCTTCTTTGAGACTGATTTTTCCCTCATCTTTCTGTTCAATATTATAACTGCCATGGTATCGCTTCTGTTCATTCTGGGGTTCGTAAAAGATGTTGAGCTCCATGTCAGTGAGCAAAAAAAGGGTCGGGACGATACGCATCACTTCAGGCTGGATCGCCTCATTATTGTGTTTGGTTCAGGCATACTTCTCCTTTCAATCATAACCGGCCAATTCCAGACCTCCCTGCCAGTCTTTTCGGCAAATGCACTACGCCTGAACCCTGCCTTCTACGGTTATGTCTACGCCATAAACGGCTTCACGGTTGTAATGACTCAACCTCTGGTGACGAGGCTGGTACGCAAATTCAGTGACATTCAATCACTCGTCCTGGGAACTGCTTCATACATTGCGGGGTATGTTCTGGTGGCATTTTCCAAGAGTATTGCCGGATTGATGTTTGACATGTTCATAATTACAATGGGGGAAAACCTGACTGCCCCAGCCGAGAATTCCGTGGTATCAAGGTATTCAACAAGTGACAAGGTAGGCAGGTATATGGCTTTCAAGAGCATGATGTGGAACATGGGGAGCATGATTGGCCCATCAGCAGGGTTTTTCCTACTCTCCGGTTTTGCATCCAACGAAGGCCTGGCATGGCTGGCCATAGGCTCCTTCGGACTCGCTGCGATAATTTCATTCATGTTCTTCTCACACGGCATGAAGAGGCATCTAAAATATATCCAGATAAATGTTTAA